In one window of Vanessa atalanta chromosome 10, ilVanAtal1.2, whole genome shotgun sequence DNA:
- the LOC125067057 gene encoding endochitinase A-like, translating into MTAKFVVFLCAVATARAGGLYGATYGASYAAPVATYAAAPVASYAAAPVASYATYASAPVIKSYAAPAISTYAAPAVAYSAPVVKAVAPAVSTVSSYSTHTAHATPVVAKTIAPYATYAAAPSYATTYAAAPVYKSYAAPAISYAAPSYSTYAAAPIVKSYAAPAVSYSAPLSYAAHAAPVAYASAPVYKSAVTYSAAPAYSYGGLAGHGWVVIFLCAAGIASAGNLLHAAPLTYSAPVSSVSYSTQTTGHAAPIATYAAAPVVTKTISPAVSYQTISTHSAPAIAYSSLAHGSPIAYAARPVATYAASPAVYSSVAHAAPVAYASGPILSKTLASPAVSYSSPLTYASSPVLTKTYAAPALTTYAAAAPAISTYATAPVLKSAVTYSAAPAVSHVTYTGLGASYGCSLQPYKSIRQCFEYHSNVTTEQSNMYSKVIVFLCAAGIASAGNLLHAAPLAYSAPVSSVSYSSQTTSHGSPVATYAAHSAPAIATYSAAPVVAKAISPAVSYSSLSHSAPVAYAASPYATYAASPAVSYSSLAHSGPVTYAAQPIVTKTLAAPALSYSSIANHVSPVTYAASPIVAKTYAAPAYTTYAAAAPAISTYATAPVLKSAISYSAAPAVSHVSYTGLGASYGW; encoded by the exons atgacAGCCAAG ttCGTAGTATTCCTGTGCGCGGTTGCGACCGCCCGCGCTGGAGGCTTATACGGAGCCACTTACGGAGCTTCGTACGCCGCTCCCGTTGCCACATATGCCGCTGCTCCCGTAGCGTCATACGCCGCTGCTCCTGTTGCCTCATACGCTACATACGCATCAGCCCCCGTCATCAAGAGCTATGCTGCTCCTGCCATTTCAACATACGCAGCTCCCGCTGTGGCATACTCCGCTCCCGTCGTGAAAGCTGTTGCACCCGCTGTGTCCACAGTCTCGTCATACTCCACCCACACCGCCCACGCTACACCTGTGGTAGCTAAGACCATCGCTCCCTACGCAACATACGCTGCTGCTCCCAGCTACGCCACCACATACGCGGCTGCTCCAGTCTACAAGAGTTATGCGGCTCCCGCTATTTCATACGCCGCCCCATCCTACTCAACCTACGCTGCTGCCCCGATCGTAAAGAGCTATGCTGCCCCAGCGGTTTCATACTCTGCTCCTCTGAGCTATGCtgcccacgctgctccagttgCTTACGCTTCGGCCCCTGTGTACAAATCAGCAGTCACATACTCAGCTGCCCCTGCGTATTCTTACGGCGGTCTTGCAGGTCACGGCTGG GTGGTAATCTTCTTGTGCGCTGCGGGTATCGCGTCCGCCGGCAATCTTCTTCACGCGGCGCCGTTGACATACAGCGCACCTGTATCATCTGTTTCGTATTCTACACAAACAACTGGCCACGCTGCCCCCATCGCAACGTACGCCGCTGCACCAGTTGTTACTAAAACAATTTCTCCAGCTGTATCTTACCAGACCATCTCAACTCACTCCGCGCCTGCAATCGCCTACTCATCACTCGCTCACGGCTCTCCTATCGCGTATGCAGCAAGACCAGTCGCCACTTATGCTGCATCTCCTGCTGTGTACTCTTCAGTAGCACATGCCGCTCCCGTTGCGTATGCATCTGGTCCCATCCTAAGCAAAACTTTGGCCTCTCCTGCCGTTTCCTATTCGTCACCTCTGACCTACGCCTCCAGTCCGGTTTTGACTAAGACTTACGCAGCTCCGGCTTTAACCACATATGCTGCTGCTGCTCCTGCCATCTCCACTTACGCCACGGCTCCCGTTCTCAAATCTGCCGTCACTTACTCCGCAGCCCCAGCCGTTTCTCATGTCACCTACACCGGCTTGGGAGCGAGCTACGGATG TTCCTTACAACCATATAAAAGCATCCGCCAATGTTTCGAATATCATTCCAACGTAACAACGGAACAATCAAACATGTACTCCaag gTGATCGTCTTCTTGTGCGCTGCTGGCATCGCATCTGCTGGCAACCTTCTTCACGCCGCACCGCTCGCTTACAGCGCTCCGGTTTCATCTGTGTCCTACTCTTCACAAACGACGTCCCATGGTAGCCCAGTTGCTACTTACGCAGCTCACTCCGCACCTGCCATCGCTACCTATTCTGCCGCTCCAGTAGTTGCTAAGGCAATTTCACCAGCAGTTTCTTACTCTTCACTGTCCCACTCTGCTCCCGTTGCATACGCAGCGAGCCCCTACGCCACCTATGCAGCTTCACCAGCTGTTTCTTACTCCTCATTGGCCCATTCCGGTCCCGTCACGTATGCTGCGCAGCCAATTGTAACCAAGACCTTAGCCGCTCCAGCTTTGTCGTACTCTTCGATCGCAAATCACGTTTCCCCTGTGACCTATGCTGCTAGCCCCATTGTGGCCAAGACTTACGCAGCCCCAGCATACACTACCTATGCTGCTGCTGCTCCTGCCATTTCTACTTACGCCACCGCTCCTGTACTTAAGTCTGCCATCTCATACTCTGCCGCCCCAGCTGTGTCTCACGTCTCCTACACCGGCTTAGGAGCTAGCTACGGCTGGTAA
- the LOC125066788 gene encoding pupal cuticle protein C1B-like, which produces MYSKVVIFLCAAGIASAGNLLHAAPLTYSAPVSSVSYSTQTTGHAAPIATYAAAPVVTKTISPAVSYQTISTHSAPAIAYSSLAHGSPIAYAARPVATYAASPAVYSSVAHAAPVAYASGPILSKTLASPAVSYSSPLTYASSPVLTKTYAAPALTTYAAAAPAISTYATAPVLKSAVTYSAAPAVSHVTYTGLGASYGW; this is translated from the exons atgtaTTCAAAG GTGGTAATCTTCTTGTGCGCTGCGGGTATCGCGTCCGCCGGCAATCTTCTTCACGCGGCGCCGTTGACATACAGCGCACCTGTATCATCTGTTTCGTATTCTACACAAACAACTGGCCACGCTGCCCCCATCGCAACGTACGCCGCTGCACCAGTTGTTACTAAAACAATTTCTCCAGCTGTATCTTACCAGACCATCTCAACTCACTCCGCGCCTGCAATCGCCTACTCATCACTCGCTCACGGCTCTCCTATCGCGTATGCAGCAAGACCAGTCGCCACTTATGCTGCATCTCCTGCTGTGTACTCTTCAGTAGCACATGCCGCTCCCGTTGCGTATGCATCTGGTCCCATCCTAAGCAAAACTTTGGCCTCTCCTGCCGTTTCCTATTCGTCACCTCTGACCTACGCCTCCAGTCCGGTTTTGACTAAGACTTACGCAGCTCCGGCTTTAACCACATATGCTGCTGCTGCTCCTGCCATCTCCACTTACGCCACGGCTCCCGTTCTCAAATCTGCCGTCACTTACTCCGCAGCCCCAGCCGTTTCTCATGTCACCTACACCGGCTTGGGAGCGAGCTACGGATGGTAA